One genomic region from Desulfuromonas acetexigens encodes:
- a CDS encoding NifB/NifX family molybdenum-iron cluster-binding protein, giving the protein MSNVEVIAIPSMYPGGLEANRSGHFGRCDVFTLVSVNNGEVQSVRTVANAEHSEGGCLVPVQILQQAGATSLVVAGIGMRPRIGFAQAGIEVLVGPGDTVGEVIAAYQDNQVRPIADSDLCGGGHGH; this is encoded by the coding sequence ATGAGCAATGTCGAAGTCATCGCTATCCCTTCCATGTATCCCGGCGGCCTGGAGGCCAACCGGTCCGGGCATTTCGGGCGCTGCGACGTTTTTACCCTGGTTTCCGTGAATAACGGCGAAGTCCAGTCGGTGCGCACGGTGGCCAACGCCGAGCATTCCGAAGGGGGCTGCCTGGTGCCGGTACAGATTCTTCAGCAGGCCGGTGCGACTTCTCTGGTGGTGGCCGGTATCGGCATGCGGCCGCGCATCGGCTTTGCCCAGGCCGGGATCGAAGTGCTGGTCGGCCCGGGCGACACGGTTGGCGAGGTGATCGCCGCCTATCAGGACAATCAGGTGCGCCCCATCGCCGACAGCGACCTGTGCGGCGGCGGCCACGGACACTGA
- a CDS encoding NifB/NifX family molybdenum-iron cluster-binding protein, translated as MKIAITAQGSTPESPVDQRFGRAYWLLFYDEAAQSWEPLENSAARNAVQGAGIQAAKLVAERGASVLITGVTGPKAYQSLHAAGVKIMHGAVGTVAETLQAYRDGKLQEADADSATGGS; from the coding sequence ATGAAAATTGCCATCACTGCTCAGGGATCGACCCCCGAGAGCCCGGTGGACCAGCGTTTCGGTCGCGCCTACTGGCTGCTCTTTTACGATGAAGCCGCCCAGTCCTGGGAGCCACTGGAAAATTCCGCCGCCCGCAACGCCGTTCAAGGGGCGGGAATCCAGGCGGCCAAGCTCGTCGCCGAGCGGGGCGCCTCGGTGCTGATCACCGGCGTCACTGGCCCCAAGGCCTATCAGTCCCTGCATGCGGCGGGGGTGAAAATCATGCACGGCGCCGTCGGCACCGTGGCGGAGACGTTGCAAGCCTACCGTGACGGCAAGTTGCAGGAAGCCGACGCCGACTCGGCGACCGGCGGTTCCTGA